The Chloroflexota bacterium genome contains a region encoding:
- a CDS encoding SUMF1/EgtB/PvdO family nonheme iron enzyme yields the protein MFNQWWNEFVKFLEDWGKNPLVVGITVFIIGYLARDVWPWLVRLLQKASEAVGAFAGGRWQDYQFERKYLDWIIFRHRYLGQLPSNVAVTTGEQKQLAELEKVYVALAVTPGGAAGEGVPDAKSPDRVLRRDKRVWWSRFVPTRYRPDDERPYSNIGRAIEQHPRLVIRGDPGSGKTTLMKYIAVTCARALRNKPREGDDRNAAYDRLGWKVRPFPIFVSLGRHAHVANWDKARTLLDTCPEEFSREVVDRCPSGFFERRLKRGGCIILLDAFDELGNRTARQQMAQHISGLLNQFPNAKNRMVVTTRIVGYEGQLDTCGFTALKVQELTDRDIQSLVRQRYRAIALNESRNRSASEAELAERRAATKANTLLGEIRRNPRLHSLAENPLLLSLIVLDHSVKLALPEDRHILYRDCVEILAAKWRKHSRDELNIQASDDSELSPPQKIVLLQTIALEMQKQRTRADTGQIPIRRARAEELIAGQLPAMLTNLPSDAVQRRGACQHKATAWLEGIKAESGILLELGLDDAGEPLVTFSHLTFQEYLAAVTIKEDTNLYPLLLDNLLNPAWEEVLLLYVGITQQATPIVQKLIAHAKTQTEAWLVAGHCLIERTQIDLPVRQTVLNSLCDLARAGEESMRVRVIEILKDIASPDSAPVFVQIAEQDTVWQVRYTAAQALGKIGDPRFDHLEPELVTVPAGEFVMGSESGEEDEKPQHRVALPAYRIGKYPVTNAEYKRFVDETGHAAPARWNENTYRTGEANHPVVIISWQDAQAYCQWLGKKTGKQYRLPSEAEWEKAARGTDAREYPWGNEFSKDKCNTSESQIGMTTPVGIYTDGASPCGAFDMAGNVWEWCNSLYSPYPYKPDDGREQLIWKEPKRSIMVRLLRRDAGSGNYERRVLRGGSWGIHQDGARCAYRPHFDPHSRSSRLGFRVAESFPGLGSAS from the coding sequence ATGTTCAATCAGTGGTGGAATGAGTTTGTCAAATTTCTTGAAGACTGGGGCAAAAATCCGCTTGTCGTAGGAATAACGGTTTTCATTATTGGATATCTTGCGCGGGATGTGTGGCCCTGGCTCGTGCGTCTATTGCAAAAGGCAAGTGAAGCAGTTGGCGCATTTGCCGGCGGACGCTGGCAAGATTATCAATTCGAGCGCAAGTACCTCGACTGGATCATTTTTCGCCATCGTTACCTGGGACAACTACCGTCGAATGTTGCGGTTACAACCGGCGAGCAAAAGCAACTTGCTGAACTGGAAAAGGTGTACGTCGCACTCGCGGTAACGCCGGGCGGCGCGGCTGGCGAGGGCGTGCCGGATGCCAAATCACCCGATCGCGTTTTGCGCCGGGACAAGCGCGTGTGGTGGTCGCGTTTCGTCCCCACACGTTATCGCCCGGACGATGAACGACCGTACAGCAACATCGGTCGCGCGATTGAACAACACCCGCGTCTCGTCATTCGCGGCGACCCAGGTTCTGGCAAGACAACGTTGATGAAATATATCGCTGTCACCTGTGCGCGTGCGCTCCGCAACAAACCGCGCGAGGGCGACGACCGCAATGCGGCGTATGATCGGCTTGGCTGGAAAGTTCGCCCTTTTCCGATCTTCGTTTCGCTCGGACGGCACGCGCACGTGGCAAACTGGGACAAGGCGCGCACACTATTGGATACTTGCCCCGAGGAATTTAGCCGCGAGGTGGTTGATCGCTGTCCGTCCGGCTTTTTCGAACGGCGATTGAAACGCGGCGGGTGCATCATCTTACTCGATGCGTTCGACGAATTGGGAAACCGCACGGCGCGCCAACAAATGGCGCAACACATTTCGGGCTTGCTCAATCAGTTTCCAAACGCAAAAAATCGCATGGTTGTAACGACGCGCATCGTCGGATACGAGGGACAACTCGATACGTGCGGGTTTACTGCGCTGAAGGTTCAAGAATTAACCGACAGGGACATTCAATCGCTCGTCCGCCAACGCTATCGCGCGATCGCGCTCAATGAAAGCCGCAACCGCTCTGCATCCGAAGCCGAACTCGCGGAACGCCGCGCCGCGACCAAAGCTAATACGCTGCTTGGCGAAATTCGGCGCAATCCACGCCTACACAGTCTCGCGGAAAATCCACTCTTGCTTTCGCTGATCGTGTTGGATCACTCGGTCAAACTCGCTCTGCCGGAAGATCGGCACATTTTGTACCGCGATTGCGTCGAAATCCTCGCGGCGAAATGGCGGAAACATTCGCGTGATGAGTTGAACATTCAAGCCAGCGATGATAGCGAACTATCGCCGCCGCAAAAAATCGTTCTTTTGCAAACGATCGCGCTCGAAATGCAAAAACAGCGCACGCGCGCCGACACCGGGCAAATCCCTATCCGCCGCGCGCGCGCGGAAGAATTGATTGCAGGGCAACTGCCGGCAATGCTAACCAACTTGCCCAGCGACGCGGTCCAGCGGCGCGGCGCGTGCCAACACAAAGCTACGGCTTGGCTCGAAGGCATCAAAGCCGAAAGCGGTATCTTGCTCGAACTGGGGCTGGACGACGCGGGCGAACCACTCGTTACGTTTTCGCACCTCACGTTTCAGGAATATCTTGCCGCCGTTACGATCAAGGAAGACACGAACCTATATCCGCTCTTGCTCGACAACTTGCTCAATCCGGCGTGGGAAGAAGTGTTGTTGTTGTACGTGGGCATCACACAGCAAGCCACGCCCATTGTGCAGAAACTCATCGCGCACGCCAAAACGCAGACCGAGGCGTGGCTCGTCGCTGGACACTGCCTCATCGAGCGAACCCAGATTGACTTGCCGGTGCGCCAAACAGTGCTAAACAGTTTGTGCGATTTGGCGCGTGCGGGCGAGGAGAGTATGCGCGTCCGCGTTATCGAAATTTTGAAGGATATTGCCTCGCCCGATTCAGCGCCGGTATTTGTCCAAATCGCAGAGCAAGATACCGTTTGGCAAGTCCGATACACTGCCGCGCAGGCGCTCGGCAAAATCGGCGATCCGCGTTTTGACCATCTTGAACCAGAACTGGTTACTGTGCCCGCTGGGGAATTTGTGATGGGAAGCGAGTCTGGTGAAGAAGATGAAAAACCTCAACATCGCGTTGCCCTTCCCGCGTACCGCATCGGCAAATACCCGGTGACGAACGCGGAGTACAAACGGTTTGTGGATGAGACCGGACATGCCGCACCGGCTCGGTGGAATGAGAATACTTACCGAACCGGAGAAGCCAATCATCCGGTAGTGATCATCTCCTGGCAAGATGCTCAAGCGTACTGCCAATGGCTTGGCAAGAAGACGGGCAAGCAGTATCGTTTGCCATCCGAAGCCGAGTGGGAAAAAGCTGCGCGCGGAACGGATGCGCGCGAGTATCCTTGGGGAAACGAATTTAGCAAAGACAAATGCAACACAAGTGAATCCCAGATCGGCATGACAACGCCTGTCGGAATTTACACCGATGGGGCAAGTCCATGCGGTGCGTTCGACATGGCAGGGAATGTATGGGAGTGGTGTAATAGTTTGTATTCTCCCTACCCGTACAAACCTGATGATGGCAGAGAGCAACTAATTTGGAAAGAACCGAAACGTTCAATTATGGTACGCTTGTTGAGAAGGGATGCTGGTTCTGGTAACTACGAACGCCGCGTCCTTCGTGGCGGGTCTTGGGGCATCCATCAAGATGGCGCGCGTTGTGCGTACCGCCCCCACTTCGATCCTCATAGCCGTAGCAGCAGGCTCGGGTTTCGCGTTGCCGAGTCTTTCCCAGGGCTTGGTTCTGCTTCCTGA
- the avd gene encoding diversity-generating retroelement protein Avd, with the protein MPDSPIFVKMHDLNAWLLPRTLKFPREYRFSLASRIQTCAFDLQRALIAAAKSRTANARGEALHQADLELAELRLHLRLATDLKLLDPRGYARVARLTEEVGRLLGGWQKKSA; encoded by the coding sequence TTGCCCGATTCACCGATCTTTGTCAAAATGCACGATCTCAACGCGTGGCTCTTGCCGCGCACGCTCAAGTTTCCGCGCGAGTATCGCTTTTCATTGGCGAGCCGCATCCAAACGTGCGCGTTCGATCTGCAACGCGCGCTCATCGCCGCCGCAAAATCGCGCACCGCCAACGCGCGCGGCGAGGCGTTGCACCAAGCCGACCTCGAACTCGCCGAACTGCGCTTGCATTTGCGGCTGGCAACCGATCTGAAATTACTCGATCCGCGCGGGTACGCGCGTGTCGCCCGCCTGACTGAAGAAGTGGGGCGGCTGTTGGGCGGGTGGCAAAAGAAATCGGCGTAA